The DNA region ACTCTATGTTTGCGTCCGTTTCGCACCCTGTGAGTGCGACAGAGACGCACACTGATAGTGCGTTTATCTATTATATTTATCCAGACGCATTGTTTAACCGCATCTCTGTCGCACTTATAAGATGCGTGTGTGACGCGCTTGCAACTTGCGATTAAAACATTTCTGGCCTGttacagaaacagtaaacaatttGCATATTTTCTTTTGCATTTCAGGATGAGTCTCCCAGAGTCATTGATATTCacaatgttgaagatgatgacaatTGTGGATATAGATGCATTTTTTCCTTGATGGGTAAGGGAGAACAAAATTGGAAGCAGGTCCGAGAAGACATGATAAAGGAGCTTACATTACGGCAATGTATTTATCATGGTATGTATGGCACCGACAAACATTACGAAAAAGTACTACAAGCCTTGCATCTTGCTCCAAATGAGTTTGCAACGGAGGAGAAGTGGTTATCCGTGCCGGATATGGGCCACATTGTTGCTACGATGTACCAGGTTGTGTTCGTGACCTTGTCGAATCGGGGGGGCGCCACCTACTTCCCTCTCACCGGTCCAGTgctacatccatcagagcaccAGATTATATGTTTACTCTTTGTCAACAACAACCACTGGGTGAAGGTACTGATCAATATTACATTTAGTATGAATTTACCTTACATTACATGAACTTTATGAGATACTTAACAATATAATTGATCATTATGTAGGTGCTTATTTCAACTGACTTTCCTTTGCCAACGGTTAATCCACAATGGATTTATCATTGTACTGTTGAAGCTCGTGGTTGGCAGCTACCATACCTGGATCGCATGATCCtattcaacaaactctcccgaGAGGCAACATGCATAAGGTCGATGGAGGAATCATAAATCTCGCTGAAGATTAGTTTCCAAATTTTCATATTAGTTGTAATGTATCAATGACAGATTATACTGTAAGAATTAACTTGAAGTTTTTTAATGTATCAATGACAGATGTAATATAATCTTAGTTTATGTTTCTGTTGTGTTAAAGTAGTTTATGTTTCTGTTGGAGTTCCTGTCTCTATCAAATTTCTGCAAAAACTCGCACTACGGAACTGCGTCCACCATGCACGCTCAGGGTGCGATGGTAACGCATTTGAAAACAGCGACTCATATCGCGCTCTTTGTAACTGCGCGACTAACGCACTTCACTAAGGGCGCATATGTGCCTCTCCTATGTATAGTCAGACACTGGGACATCAACTCTGACCCTAATTAATCGCACCTTCAACATGCGCCTGCAACACATATTGAAAGAGCGTCTACGTCGCTCAGTGGGCAGGTGCGAGGGAAACGCACTACAAGGGTGCGTTCGAAATGGGTACTTTCGGGTTTCAAAAATTTCCTTCGGTCTAAATAGGggtggggggtctgaataacaattctcataatattatatatatcaaGTGAGTATCTATGAGCGTAGATACATCAATATATGTACCCGTGCTCATTAATAAATAGATAGTGAAAATATCCATTAAATAAATATGTTGGTACCCGTAAGTGCGGATAATTTTACTCATAGcatgtttcaattttttatctttttaccATAACAGGTTTTTACCTGCGAGTATTTATGAATGTGGGTAATTTTAACATCCTACTTCATGCAATATATAATCAAAGATTTAGTCTCTTCTCCACTCtgttctctctcttttttttttcttttataaggaGGGGCTAGGCCCCgctctctcttcttttctgaAGAGAGATACTTCTTAATTTTCATATAAGTTTGTATGAAGGGAtgtaaaatattaaaagaattaTCACACACTCGACTTTAGATCATGTGATAGTGTAGATCAAGAACTATAAAGAGGAATATAAAAAGTAATCACATTGAACCATTTCCTAGATGCGTACAAAGCACTAAAATCTGTACATATTCGACAAAGAATCAACAAATTTGTACACATTGTCCGGTAGATCTGTAAAGGAATGCCGCCGGCCATCACCACATGCATGAATTACATTTTCAATTTGAGAAACAAATTTCCAATTACTATCTCATTTTTGTCATTTCGAGTCTTTGGATATTAGATTAGAAATACCAAAAAgaacaattttgaaaattttctcaAATCGAGTATCTCTATAGGTATATTTTTATTCACCCCATCTCAATTATGTGGTAAATTTGATCACATGGCCTTTAATAGCAttgctttttttcttttacacaTTTGATTCTTTTTCTATTTGAGTCAATATCCATTTCTTATCAACATGCACCTTCTTTTTCATTTCGCTGGAATCCATAAAGTACATTTCCATGTCCCTTCATGATAGATGAACAATATTGTCATCGCTTGCcaagtttgattttttatttttggattaaAGTTTAATTTTTCTGGCGAAATCAGCTACAGCTAATTAACAAGCCTTGAAATTTGGATATGCACATGCTTCGTTTACAAGCCTAGATTAATTCCAAGTTTAATAATTTAAAGATCAAAGAAAGTCAAATGTAATGATTGAGCTGTATTTGAAAGTTTTTATACAGAAAAACCCCAATTCCACCCACAAACAAGGCCGCACACGAGATGGAGATAAGAGAGAAATGTAGATATAATTAGTGATGCATAGAAAAAGAATAAATATATAGGAAGAGAAGAAGTAGATGAGAATGAGATAAAAGAGAAAGTTAATGTGAATTGTTGAGAAATTAATTGTGAAAATTCACACTATCTGAGAATGAACTAATTGAAGATTATATCGGAGATAAAACTCATAAACTCAACACTTAGTCAATTGATCTCTTGCAATAGACACGATTAACAAAAGTAATGCATGATAAATATAATGATGATATCATATATGTTGATTTGATCTTTCAATTTCATTTCACCCTCCCCATGTTACCTAAATTTTATAATTCTTCACGATAAGAGTTAGAAGTATGTGCAAGAATAATTACGCAAATCTATGAGGATCATTCGTTACATGAATCAAATTGCCATTCAATAAATTATTTTGGCATCAAAAGCACAAAAGTCAGAATTGTCTGAATGTTACTAGAGAAGTCTATAACTTACCTCATACACTAGGAGAATAACATAATATGTAGGGGAATAATTGTACTTAGAATTAAATGAGGATAACTTCAATCTGCAGAATTTAACAACCTGACCACTACACCTAAACCCAAGAAATTGGAGGACAAAAGTGGCTATTAGAGTGGTCCACTAAATGACTTTAACATAATTACCTGCTGGAAAGGAAAAGtctttatttgattttgatttttcgtCGTGATTTACTCTTAACTTTCCTACATTATAAGAATCCAAAGGTACTCAAGTTTCCTCTATCATATGATTCTCTTTCCAAATTTACTGTCCCCCACCTTCATGGCTGCTACATTTCATGATGGAAACTATATCCAAATGTTTAAAAGCTACTATCTTTTAAAAAAGTGAGTTTGAAATTATCCAATCAAATGAAGAtgaattatttttctttaaactgAACAACTATCACGATTTTGATGTTCTACTTGCACCTCAATTCAGACATGTTATGTATCACACGGCATTGACAAACATTAAAAATTAATCAGAGGGTTGCACGATGGCTCTAAGAAACATAAGTAATGGTAGGTTCACATGGGGGCAAAATTAATACACACATTATATGGCAATTTTGACCAATGGGGAATGTATATTTAGaatggaattaactgccagcttAGGCTTCAAAATAGTTCATAAAAAGAAATGTTGAACCAAATTTACATCAAATCTGATGATGGTGCCATTTTTTCTTCAAGAAATGAAATGATTACAAAGAAATGTTAGCAAACAAATTCTGTTCTTTTCTATGTCTCTTTTTTCTCAGTTAATTGAAAAAATACCTTAACAAAAATTACTAAGAGAAAATAATGTTATAACAGAGTTAACTTATATCAGTATtctattaaaaatgaaaagaaacagGCAATTGACACTGGCAATTTTAATCAGGGAAATTGACTTTTCAACAATTAAATTTTTCCAGAACATGAGAGAAATGTTCTCCACCTGGACTCTGGACTATTTTATTGGCAAAAATCTTAGTTGTCCAATTATATTACATTATTGAACTGCAACAAACATAATTTTCAAAGAGTACAATGATGTTGACCaacaaaaaataagaaagagtACAATGATGACATAATTTTATGTTAGAAGATGACAGTTTGACAAATTAAAAAAGAACTGAACAACGAGCAAAGACAATTAAATTTAAGCTCCCCTGAAGTTCATCAAGAAAAGGAACATATTAAGAGACATATTAAATGAAATCCCAGTTTAACTCTAGACAATATGTCACATATCAAATGTATTGACTCTGCCTGCTTATTTCATATATGGAATATTCTTCTATACATGTTACTGTAATTACTCAAACATTTGACATTGGAATAAATCTACCATATGtgtgcatgttttaatttttttttggaataatTGGTTCATGTGTTACTTAAAGAACTGCTTGGAGCTCTATGCCTTGACCAAATAAATATTTTGGGATTTCAATTCTCTGAAGTGTTCAATAATTGATTTTCCTGAAGTTGAAATTTCCCAAATTCATTGCAATTAGGGCTCCTTAGTTGCCCAACTAAAAATTCATGGCAGattttaaaattcattttaAATGTGCAATCGAACTCTTGAAATTTGAACTATCTGATGTTGATCAGCCAACTAGATAACCTTGACAGTAGTGAATTCAGGAACTAGCTTCCAACAAAAATGAAGCTGAATCCATGTACATTTCCATACCCACGAACATAGAATCATTTTGAAAAGCTTAATGGCCTATGAATTTCTTAAGTAATGTAGTATTCTATATACATAAGAAAACACTAAAATTTAGGATCCAATAACTCCAATTATTGTTTCTTGCATGAAAGGAAATTAATTTCTAAATTACTAAATTGTGTTCCTCAAATTAAGGTTGCAATGTGCACTTCATCCGGGTGTTGAGAACATCATATGGGTCATTATTGAGAATTCACATGACAAGGAAAATTCTTAACTGaaagaaatgagaagaaaaaagtACTGGTAGGTGAACAAAAGTGGAGATAAACTTCTACTCTTCGCATAGAAACTTCTCATTCTATCTCCTTCCCCACATATAGTACGTATATAGGCTGCTTAAGACTATAATAATATCTTGGACCAACAGATGATTGGTTCAAGTAGCACACATCTAATTTTTCTTAAGTTTAAGTCTTATGAATGAAAATAATCCCAAATCTAGCACAACTATAATGTGGATGTTACTGACTCGAACATGATCGCACATGGATGAACGATAGTTGGAGTCGATGGCTCTCCTAGAGTTTCCTCATCCCGGATCCAGGGGAAGAAGATCAAGCTGGCCTTTGTGAACAACTTGATGCACTATCTCCCTTCaacctttgagcaaaataaGGCAAAAGGAACGAAAACCTATGAACCGATCTCATCGTCTCCACCCCGTAGGAACTACAAGATTATCCCAAGGACACCTTCGACATACAGGGGCCGCGGACCGACCTTGTGTGAtatacacacaaaaaaaaataataataatcttGCCTACCTAATCTTATTGTCCGTATTTAGGCTGCTTAAGAGTATGCTATCATGGATACCTTTAGGGTAATTTTATTTGATCTAAACCCCACAGACACGTAGAGCAGTAGCAATGATTATTCTTTATGAAAACCAGCCAAACGCTCATGTTCAAAAAGCatagaaagaaataatgaaaaGGTCAAATATTTTCACGCCTAAACAAAAAAGGATTTGATCTAAAGCTTGCAATAGCAGCCATCGAGGACTAGAACAAGAATAATGACTACTCAAGGATCAGTGAAGCAAAATACACTATTCATGTTTCCCTTCCCTCTAAAACAATAGGAAAGAACATGAGTACAGCATTTTGGAGTTAAAAAAGAATAGGACATTAATTACCATGTCTTCTCTTCAATACTCCTATAATCATTCACAACAAGAtgctgatatatatatatatatatatatatatatatattttaatcagTGGTTGGAAATTAAAATAAGACCAGTTGTGGCCGTTTggagaaaaagaaattaaatgggAAAGAACTGACCGGCTGGGGAAACTTATTCTAAACCATTTAAATCAAATTGACACTGAGAATTTTAAATTGGTCTCTCATGACAGCTCCTCCTTAACAACTCACTCTCACTATAAGTAGTACATGCAGCTTTTGTCAGTCATCACCAAACCCCTTCACCCTCTCTTTTCATCACCTTCTCTGAATCCTCCCTCTTCTAAGAATACCAAGTGGGGATCTAAGTATCAGAAGCATTGGCAGAGGTAGCCAGTTTTCTCCTTCCACCCATGACTGGTAGGGCCAGAAACCCCTTAAGGGGTCGCCTCCGGCCTCAAATGgccatggcattggctattatTTTCATTTCTACAACTGTGATTTCTGTAGCTGCTGATAGTTATATTTACtcctctccaccaccaccatatgAGTACAAGTCACCTCCGCCACCGTCTccttcaccaccacctccatacATCTAcaagtcaccaccaccaccaccaccaattgAACACAAGGCTCCAACTTATGAGTACaagtcaccaccacctccttcaCCATCACCTCCACCCCCTTACATTTACaagtcaccaccacctccttcaCCATCACCTCCACCCCCTTACATTTACAAGTCTCCACCCCCTCCTTCACCATCACCTCCACCCCCATACATTTACaagtctccaccaccaccaccaattgAGCACAAGGCTCCAACTTATGAGTACaagtcaccaccacctccttcaCCATCACCTCCACCCCCCTACATTTACAAGTCTCCACCCCCTCCTTCACCATCACCTCCACCCCCATACATTTACAAGtctccaccacctccaccatatGAGCATAAGGCTCCGACTTACAAGTACaagtcaccaccacctccttcaCCATCACCCCCACCTCCTTACTTGTACaagtcaccaccacctccacctccataTGAACACACGGCTCCTCCATACTATTACAagtctcctccaccaccctctcCCTCACCTCCACCTCCTTACAACTACAaatctcctccaccaccctctcCCTCACCTCCACCTCCATACTACTACAAATCTCCCCCACCTCCCTCACCCTCCCCTCCCCCACCTTACTTCTACaagtctccaccaccaccaaaagAAATATCAAACCCTCCATACTACTATAAatcaccacctccaccatcaccatccCCTCCACCACCTTACTATTATAAATCTCCCCCACCACCTAAAGAAATATCACATCCTCCATACTACTACAAATCTCCTCCACCTCCCTCACCATCACCACCTCCACCTTACTATTACAAGTCTCCCCCTCCACCTAAAGAAATATCACACCCTCCATACTACTACAAATCTCCCCCACCTCCCTCACCAtcaccacctccaccatactATTACAAGTCTCCACCACCACCTAAACAAATATCTCACCCTCCATACTACTAtaagtcaccaccaccaccatcaccatcccCTCCTCCACCATACTATTACaaatctcctcctccacctaAAGAAATATCACACCCTCCATACTACTATAAATCCCCACccccaccatcaccatcaccacctcCACCTTACTACTATAAATCTCCCCCTCCACCTAAAGAGATATCACACCCTCCATACTACTACAagtctccaccaccaccttcaccaTCTTCTCCAACACCCTACGACTACaagtctcctcctcctccatcacctgtACCCCATTCACCATACTACTACAAGTCTCCACCACCACCCAAGTATCATTCACCACCATATTATTACAATTCCCCTCCTCCACCTGTTGTGTATCCTCACCCACATCCCTACCACCACACATTGATTGTGAAGGTTGTTGGTAAAGTGTACAGCTACAGGTGTTATGACTGGGAGTATCCTGAAAAGTCTCATGTGAAGAAACACCTCAAAGGTATGTTGCATTCAATTACATGTGCTTAGGACTACAATATATTATCttttacacacacacacacacacacacacacacacacacacacacacacacatatatatatattatatacacATTTTATCGAactctaaatctttaatttgACCAAACAATAACCATAaactatattttattttatgtaatTTATGATTCTCACTGTAGAAAACTCAAATCTTGAAACAAACCCGTTAAGTTTTAATAACCCTGCCTAATATCAATATGTTGAATGACAAGGAAAGGTAAAGTAGGTGATCTTAAGTACCAATGTTGTCTTGTATAATATGTTTCTTCCACTTTATTTCTGCTTAAAAttgcaattaatttttttatggggCAGGTGCCACTGTTGAGGTGAAATGCAAAGCTGGGAAGAATATCATCAAAGCCTATGGTAAAACGAAAAGCAATGGCAAGTACAGCATCACAGTTAAGGACTTTGACTATGTCAAATATGGCCCCACAGTATGCAAGGTTGTGCTTTATGCTCCACCTAAACACTCACCCTTTGACATACCTACTAAACTGAATGTGGGAACCGACTTGCACGTGAAATCCAAGGACAAGTATGAAGTTGTGCTCAAGGCAAAGCCATTTGCTTATGCATCAAAGAAGCATTTTAAAGAATGTGAAAAGACCAAGCCTTCTCCAACTCCTTACTACTAtaagtcaccaccaccaccagtccATTATTACTCTCCTCCATATTACTATAAGTCACCTCCTCCTCCAATCAAATCATCATCACCTCCTTATTATTACAAgtcaccacctccaccatcaccagTATCTAAACCACCATATTACTATAAgtcaccacctccaccatcaccatcaccacctcCACCTTATTATTACaaatctcctcctccacctaAAGAAATATCACACCCTCCATACAACTATAAGTCACCACCCCCGCCATCACCATCCCCTCCTCCACCTTACTATTACAAATCTCCCCCTCCACCTAAAGAAATATCACACCCTCCATACTACTATAAgtcaccacctccaccatcaccatcaccacctcCACCCTACTATTACaaatctcctcctccacctaAAGAAATATCACACCCT from Lotus japonicus ecotype B-129 chromosome 2, LjGifu_v1.2 includes:
- the LOC130735139 gene encoding uncharacterized protein LOC130735139, which translates into the protein MFASVSHPDESPRVIDIHNVEDDDNCGYRCIFSLMGKGEQNWKQVREDMIKELTLRQCIYHGMYGTDKHYEKVLQALHLAPNEFATEEKWLSVPDMGHIVATMYQVVFVTLSNRGGATYFPLTGPVLHPSEHQIICLLFVNNNHWVKVLISTDFPLPTVNPQWIYHCTVEARGWQLPYLDRMILFNKLSREFMFLLEFLSLSNFCKNSHYGTASTMHAQGAMVFTCEYL
- the LOC130737371 gene encoding extensin-2-like, translated to MTGRARNPLRGRLRPQMAMALAIIFISTTVISVAADSYIYSSPPPPYEYKSPPPPSPSPPPPYIYKSPPPPPPIEHKAPTYEYKSPPPPSPSPPPPYIYKSPPPPSPSPPPPYIYKSPPPPSPSPPPPYIYKSPPPPPIEHKAPTYEYKSPPPPSPSPPPPYIYKSPPPPSPSPPPPYIYKSPPPPPYEHKAPTYKYKSPPPPSPSPPPPYLYKSPPPPPPYEHTAPPYYYKSPPPPSPSPPPPYNYKSPPPPSPSPPPPYYYKSPPPPSPSPPPPYFYKSPPPPKEISNPPYYYKSPPPPSPSPPPPYYYKSPPPPKEISHPPYYYKSPPPPSPSPPPPYYYKSPPPPKEISHPPYYYKSPPPPSPSPPPPYYYKSPPPPKQISHPPYYYKSPPPPSPSPPPPYYYKSPPPPKEISHPPYYYKSPPPPSPSPPPPYYYKSPPPPKEISHPPYYYKSPPPPSPSSPTPYDYKSPPPPSPVPHSPYYYKSPPPPKYHSPPYYYNSPPPPVVYPHPHPYHHTLIVKVVGKVYSYRCYDWEYPEKSHVKKHLKGATVEVKCKAGKNIIKAYGKTKSNGKYSITVKDFDYVKYGPTVCKVVLYAPPKHSPFDIPTKLNVGTDLHVKSKDKYEVVLKAKPFAYASKKHFKECEKTKPSPTPYYYKSPPPPVHYYSPPYYYKSPPPPIKSSSPPYYYKSPPPPSPVSKPPYYYKSPPPPSPSPPPPYYYKSPPPPKEISHPPYNYKSPPPPSPSPPPPYYYKSPPPPKEISHPPYYYKSPPPPSPSPPPPYYYKSPPPPKEISHPPYYYKSPPPPSPSPPPPYYYKSPPPPSSSPPPPYYYKSPPPPKEISHPPYYYKSPPPPSPSPPPPYYYKSPPPPSLSPPPPYYYKSPPPPKEISHPPYYYKSPPPPSPSPPPPYYYKSPPPPSPSPPPPYYYKSPPPPSPSPPPPYYYKSPPPPSPSPPPPYYYKSPPPPSPSPPPPYYYKSPPPPSPVSHPPYYYKSPPPPSPSPPPPYHYISPPPPSPSPPPPYIYKSPPPPTKSPPPPVYIYASPPPPVYN